In Paramormyrops kingsleyae isolate MSU_618 unplaced genomic scaffold, PKINGS_0.4 ups400, whole genome shotgun sequence, the following are encoded in one genomic region:
- the LOC140587597 gene encoding uncharacterized protein isoform X3, whose product MFLRFHEFVEDKFISILVVNFERSPLTMENLQSLALSVPSFYWRLTGEELDPSLLHVATARLQVVHHGTETGVQHGDGESPAEEDDHYGQELPSPSSRREASPAAPASTTEDANGLPEALPLAWGEDEPSSPSLSVASDTQPGSQIEPEHAEPSSSTFWIPVGPNSTWQQLEIEGRNYLRKLDELSIPEGLWGITDYGDDHTVVMSVHVSVHVSSSLRTWGVRQEQRPPQRPAGTSQRKRKAEPDDTSGSSSPPPHKRPMRF is encoded by the coding sequence ttcatgagtttgtggaggacaagttcatctccattctggtcgtgaacttcgagaggagcccactgaccatggagaacttgcagtctctcgccctcagtgtcccttcattttattggcggctcactggggaggagttggatcccagcctattgcacgtagcaactgcacggctgcaagtggtacatcatggtacagagactggtgtccagcatggggatggagaatcaccagctgaggaggatgaccattacggacaggagctgccatcacccagctctagaagggaggcttcccctgcagctccagcatccacgactgaggatgctaatggacttcctgaggctctccccttggcctggggtgaagatgagccctcatctccatccttatctgtggcttctgacactcaacctggaagtcagattgagccagaacatgctgagccctccagctccaccttctggatccctgtgggccctaacagcacatggcagcagcttgagatcgaaggccgcaactacctgcggaagctggatgagctcagcatccccgagggactctggggcattacggactacggtgatgaccacaccgtggtcatgtccgtgcatgtctccgtgcatgtgagcagttctctgcgaacatggggcgtgaggcaggagcagaggcctcctcagaggcccgctggcaccagtcagaggaagcgcaaggccgagcccgacgacaccagcggctcaagttctcctccaccgcacaagaggcccatgcgcttctga